A single window of Aspergillus oryzae RIB40 DNA, chromosome 8 DNA harbors:
- a CDS encoding uncharacterized protein (predicted protein): protein MSGLEVLGIAASILQVVELGTHLSIKLYTFCRRLKDTDQRIQSLSSDVALTCNVLRQLGDSLQQDEDAKLYSMEAFATAQQVLGECRKLFQRIGDAVDYPDQKATKGLLKKAARKVGFLCIEEDLEVLRVNLERLKSTMLLMLNVIMYAGQLRSRAELSVLEEQRMLIRTLVEEKKTNETQFERLTKALESAKITDNRLNKPQPVTCLTTTFVCNDAPLANDLLSSELREYYALVKKVLSEIDASQPRLEHDQYRRMRDDILQFYYSEISYCESLHGHQVAQWFREQYSTLCKEDVDHLRRLGKLTLGIVQVWNKTEQAQCSAYASPTAPQHIQPCKTTGHSS, encoded by the exons ATGTCCGGACTAGAAGTCCTCGGTATTGCTGCCAGCATTCTCCAGGTCGTAGAACTTGGCACCCATCTCTCGATTAAGCTCTATACATTCTGCCGCCGGCTCAAAGACACAGACCAACGCATCCAGAGCCTGTCCAGTGATGTTGCCTTGACGTGTAACGTTCTACGACAATTAGGCGACAGCCTCCAACAGGATGAGGATGCTAAACTCTATTCTATGGAGGCATTTGCTACAGCCCAACAGGTGCTGGGAGAATGTAGAAAGCTGTTTCAACGAATCGGCGATGCGGTGGATTATCCCGACCAGAAAGCCACGAAAGGCCTTCTCAAAAAGGCGGCAAGAAAGGTCGGGTTCCTGTGTATCGAGGAAGACCTGGAGGTTCTCAGAGTCAACTTGGAGCGCCTCAAGTCAACCATGCTTCTGATGCTTAATGTAATCATGTATGCTGGACAGCTGCGTAG TCGAGCAGAACTGAGCGTCCTCGAGGAGCAGCGAATGCTGATTCGCACACttgtcgaagagaagaaaacgaacGAAACTCAATTTGAACGTTTGACGAAGGCTTTAGAGTCTGCCAAAATTACGGACAATCGGCTGAACAAACCCCAGCCAGTGACCTGTCTTACCACCACATTTGTATGCAATGATGCTCCATTGGCGAACGATTTACTCTCGTCGGAGCTGAGAGAGTATTACGCCCTGGTGAAGAAAGTCCTGTCCGAGATTGATGCCAGTCAACCTAGACTTGAACATGATCAATATCGTCGAATGAGAGACGACATTCTACAATTTTATTACTCGGAAATTAGCTACTGTGAATCTCTTCACGGTCATCAAGTTGCCCAGTGGTTCCGGGAACAATATTCTACACTCTGCAAGGAGGATGTG GATCATTTACGACGATTGGGGAAGCTCACGCTTGGAATCGTACAAGTTTGGAACAAAACGGAACAAGCACAATGCTCAGCCTATGCCAGTCCAACAGCCCCCCAACATATTCAGCCATGTAAAACAACCGGTCACAGCTCCTGA
- the GbpA gene encoding protein GbpA (ATPases of the AAA+ class): protein MECRQNTSRFPSLLSSLWGPRRSQQSLSVSTSTQTQTQPPAPAPAPKIDIASTLQKKRSAEQDRVSRETAQKELVDEIENLVGLENVKRQLLGVQNWVQICRRHGREPRNEWYNIVFQGNPGTGKSTIARIYAKMLYAIGISDSNTIKETSGRDLTIKGPQGVQRLIKEMVNSDSPSAPTAGVLIVDNPHTLMPSKLESHREILDCLLQAMERKTGRIIVVFIGHGPDMETFLQENPRVQHQTCSTVSFADFDRHELHQLLVRRITEAFGGKMQVEGGQDGQYMQAAARRLARSRGEGFTNIYAVRQLVETIAHRQAECLAEQQDVGMEDVDYFFFSKDDILGPNPSDIRSQSVAWTSLQSFVGQEPVKASVREVFGTVEENYWREVKNQKRLLVRVNRVFAGPPGTGKTTAAKLYAQILADLGLLSSGEVTVKPLSAFNNVSDTDDILSSTVGKALIIDMNTPETDDNDFQVSDSVLDMLIKELSANGENRCTILVGSDHAVDTLLPELKEASRMLEHQVVRFQPLTREQMEELFQAKLQEQDVDATPEAFQAAMDILESARMRKDFDNARGIERLLTAANRNFDQRRSRAPDGPLSQRVLEPEYFNADLVGGKAALAFREELRHSIVPDDIISVLKRYHNEMKIAWFQGHEPRARVPCTLVFKGASGTGKKTVARHLSALYYKMGVLKTAAMVECSVSDLVTTSVSHTSIRTRSQLERARGKLLTLSGFRPPARQSTSPSKPLPGRDSLPQPNSS, encoded by the exons ATGGAGTGTAGGCAAAATACCTCCCGTTTCCCCTCGCTCTTGTCGAGCTTATGGGGGCCTCGACGGTCGCAACAGTCCCTCTCCGTTTCTACATCGACACAGACTCAGACACAACCCCCGGCGCCGGCGCCGGCACCAAAGATCGATATCGCATCCACATTACAGAAGAAACGGTCCGCTGAACAAGATCGAGTGAGTCGTGAGACCGCTCAAAAAGAGTTGGTGGACGAGATTGAGAATCTGGTGGGACTGGAGAACGTGAAGCGCCAGCTTCTTGGGGTGCAGAACTGGGTGCAGATCTGCCGCCGACATGGTCGAGAACCCCGCAATGAGTGGTACAATATTGTGTTCCAAGGGAACCCAGGAACAG GCAAGTCTACTATTGCCCGAATTTACGCCAAGATGCTTTACGCCATCGGCATCTCCGactccaacaccatcaaagaAACGTCTGGCCGTGATCTCACCATCAAGGGCCCCCAGGGCGTCCAGAGATTAATCAAAGAGATGGTCAACTCCGACTCTCCTTCAGCACCGACAGCCGGTGTCTTGATAGTCGACAACCCTCACACCTTGATGCCCTCCAAGCTCGAATCACATAGGGAGATCCTTGACTGTCTCCTTCAGGCGATGGAACGGAAAACTGGGCGGatcatcgtcgtcttcatcggccATGGCCCTGATATGGAGACCTTCCTCCAAGAGAACCCCCGAGTGCAGCACCAGACGTGTAGCACCGTGAGCTTTGCGGACTTCGACCGCCATGAGCTACACCAACTCTTGGTTCGCCGCATCACCGAGGCGTTCGGCGGGAAAATGCAGGTCGAAGGCGGACAGGACGGCCAGTATATGCAGGCTGCGGCTCGCCGACTTGCCCGCAGTCGCGGTGAAGGATTCACCAACATCTATGCCGTGCGGCAACTTGTGGAGACCATCGCACACCGCCAAGCTGAGTGCCTGGCGGAGCAGCAGGACGTCGGAATGGAGGATGTAgattacttcttcttctctaagGACGATATTTTGGGGCCCAACCCGTCCGATATTCGCTCCCAGAGCGTTGCATGGACATCTCTCCAGTCGTTCGTGGGACAGGAGCCCGTCAAGGCCTCCGTCCGCGAGGTCTTCGGCACGGTGGAGGAGAACTACTGGCGGGAGGTTAAGAACCAGAAGCGGTTGTTGGTGCGAGTGAACCGTGTCTTCGCCGGTCCACCGGGCACGGGCAAGACTACTGCAGCAAAGCTGTATGCGCAGATCCTGGCGGATCTCGGTCTCCTCAGCAGTGGCGAAG TGACTGTCAAGCCACTCTCCGCGTTCAATAACGTCTCTGATACTGACGACATTCTCTCCTCGACGGTCGGGAAAGCTCTGATTATCGACATGAACACACCCGAGACCGACGACAATGACTTCCAAGTCTCCGATAGTGTGCTGGACATGCTTATCAAAGAGCTGTCTGCGAACGGAGAGAATCGTTGCACCATCCTCGTCGGCTCCGACCATGCCGTTGACACACTGCTCCCAGAGCTCAAGGAGGCGTCAAGGATGCTCGAACACCAAGTGGTTCGGTTCCAACCGCTCACCCGagagcagatggaggagctctTCCAGGCGAAACTCCAAGAGCAAGATGTGGATGCCACCCCAGAAGCCTTCCAAGCCGCGATGGACATCCTTGAGAGCGCCCGGATGCGCAAAGATTTCGATAACGCACGCGGAATTGAGCGTCTTCTGACGGCTGCCAATCGCAATTTTGACCAGAGGCGCTCTCGTGCGCCCGACGGGCCTTTGTCACAACGTGTGCTCGAGCCCGAGTACTTCAACGCCGACCTGGTGGGCGGCAAAGCCGCTCTGGCATTCCGGGAGGAACTGCGTCACTCAATCGTCCCGGACGACATCATCTCTGTGCTGAAACGGTATCACAATGAGATGAAGATTGCCTGGTTCCAGGGCCATGAGCCCAGAGCACGAGTCCCGTGCACACTGGTTTTTAAGGGCGCCAGTG GAACGGGAAAGAAGACCGTCGCCCGTCATCTAAGTGCCTTGTACTATAAGATGGGGGTTTTGAAGACTGCTGCTATGGTTGAATGCTCGGTGTCTGATCTCGTTACTACGAGCGTCAGTCACACATCGATCCGGACGCGGTCGCAGCTGGAACGCGCACGTGGCAAGCTGCT GACCCTCTCAGGATTTAGACCACCTGCTCGCCAATCGACCTCGCCTAGCAAgcctcttccaggaagagattccCTTCCGCAACCCAACTCCTCGTGA
- a CDS encoding uncharacterized protein (predicted protein), producing the protein MLYHTVKSLVVALAFGATAASAQNPVTSLVSRRVTEYLMPATTETHEFARVPNTNFVLLTQMSDSELIKIELDPTTEEPIAYHSFPMGKNSSSQLHGVWPSTVHPGMMWLSLQADNKLLLVDPGQDLSTEPSIIQTIDIPAPGNGPHCVFEIGNRVWAGLKVASKQTGQYYVFSADVSNSTDQKLYQCLNSPVFIKEEPTTGLIYVTQDNDSSIMRINVTSGETTQLPIPPSVGNNAVGMTTAYGSMSGVWFTLAGNATGGTGTFGHIGSSGEMEFFKLEHPLLGTNAGLLHVADASTEAGGPALWLLSTSLLSTNSPDALIRVNFDAGVTSISGEEYISMPTQNAMVHRVLPLDKTVLVSELHTFTLAQLTYNNTIAGQWLPAEAVSNTTVYTEAG; encoded by the coding sequence ATGTTGTACCATACGGTCAAGTCGCTCGTGGTCGCGCTGGCGTTTGGCGCCACCGCCGCGTCAGCGCAGAACCCCGTCACTTCACTCGTGAGCCGTCGCGTTACCGAGTATCTGATGCCGGCCACCACTGAGACACATGAGTTTGCGCGCGTGCCGAACACGAACTTCGTGCTGCTGACACAGATGTCCGACAGCGAGCTTATCAAGATCGAGCTGGATCCTACCACCGAGGAGCCCATTGCTTACCACTCGTTCCCCATGGGAAAGAACAGTAGCTCCCAGCTCCATGGCGTGTGGCCATCGACGGTGCACCCGGGCATGATGTGGCTGTCGCTGCAGGCCGACAACAAGCTGCTCCTTGTGGATCCCGGCCAGGACCTCTCGACCGAGCCCTCCATCATACAGACGATTGATATCCCGGCGCCAGGCAACGGCCCCCATTGTGTGTTTGAGATCGGCAACCGCGTTTGGGCCGGCCTCAAGGTGGCATCCAAGCAAACCGGCCAGTACTATGTATTCTCGGCCGATGTCTCCAACTCCACGGACCAGAAGTTGTACCAGTGCCTCAACAGCCCCGTGTTTATCAAGGAGGAGCCGACCACCGGCCTGATCTACGTCACGCAAGACAATGACTCGTCCATCATGCGCATCAATGTCACCAGCGGTGAGACGACGCAGCTGCCAATTCCGCCCAGCGTCGGCAACAACGCCGTTGGGATGACCACCGCCTACGGTTCCATGAGTGGTGTGTGGTTCACTCTCGCAGGGAATGCCACTGGCGGCACTGGCACCTTTGGCCATATCGGATCCTCCGGCGAGATGGAGTTCTTCAAGCTCGAACACCCGCTGCTCGGCACCAATGCTGGTCTGCTGCATGTTGCTGACGCGTCGACCGAAGCAGGCGGCCCAGCTTTGTGGCTCTTGTCGACGTCGCTGCTCAGCACCAATTCTCCCGATGCCCTGATCCGCGTGAATTTCGACGCTGGTGTCACATCTATCTCTGGCGAAGAGTACATCTCGATGCCCACTCAGAATGCCATGGTGCACCGCGTCCTGCCCCTGGATAAAACCGTTTTGGTGTCCGAGCTCCACACCTTTACACTCGCCCAGCTCACGTACAACAATACCATTGCCGGGCAGTGGCTGCCAGCTGAGGCTGTCAGTAACACCACGGTTTACACCGAGGCCggttga
- a CDS encoding uncharacterized protein (predicted protein), whose protein sequence is MVCVPSSSSVMELANLISQSIPKLQDESPQRANDARGNVIEACSKMLALVTSPAEMLKEMVLINLASLQVINHYQIASVVPLNGHIPISELANKCGLPVDILRRILRQAMTYGAFSEPEPDCIAQTDVSREIPRLSPLLTYQLDVCLPSMVRLLDWLKDVDGEHACAYQIAHDTKDTWWSYASKRPELIENYGKYMALITSGGAHDVSYVLKGFAWEKLGNAVVVDVGGADGFVGISLAKEYPNLAVIVEDNLGLKDSADDNIPQHLKSRVVFLPHSFFKPQSALSRDADVFLLRHILHDWNDNDCRAILQALAASMKPGASILVAEQILQRPGAASWQRERVMRALDMQMMIQFGSKERAYEDWDALFKSVDPPLEIVDCVQPVGSADSFMELKRRA, encoded by the exons ATGGTCTgtgttccttcttcctccagtgTCATGGAGCTGGCAAACCTTATCTCCCAATCAATCCCAAAGCTGCAGGATGAATCCCCTCAGCGTGCAAACGACGCCCGTGGAAATGTGATTGAGGCCTGTAGCAAGATGCTGGCTCTTGTTACCAGCCCTGCAGAGATGCTCAAAGAGATGGTACTGATT AATCTGGCATCCTTGCAAGTCATCAACCACTACCAGATCGCTTCTGTCGTTCCTCTCAATGGGCATATCCCTATATCTGAACTAGCCAATAAGTGCGGACTACCCGTGGACATCCTACGTCGGATCTTGCGACAGGCCATGACGTACGGCGCCTTCAGCGAGCCGGAGCCAGACTGTATTGCGCAGACAGACGTCTCCAGGGAGATACCCCGGCTGTCGCCGCTGCTTACCTACCAGCTTGACGTTTGTTTACCATCAATGGTCCGGCTTCTAGACTGGTTGAAGGACGTCGACGGAGAACACGCGTGCGCATATCAGATAGCTCATGACACCAAGGATACATGGTGGTCGTATGCTTCCAAGAGACCAGAACTGATCGAGAATTATGGCAAGTACATGGCATTGATTACAAGTGGTGGGGCCCACGATGTGAGTTACGTTCTGAAGGGCTTCGCCTGGGAGAAGCTGGGAAACGCCgttgtggtggat GTTGGCGGTGCGGATGGATTCGTCGGAATTAGCCTCGCAAAAGAGTATCCCAATCTAGCGGTCATCGTGGAGGACAATCTCGGGTTGAAGGATAGTGCCGATGACAACATCCCTCAGCATTTGAAGTCAAGGGTGGTCTTCTTGCCTCACTCGTTTTTCAAACCCCAATCGGCATTGAGTCGCGATGCGGACGTGTTCCTCTTGCGACACATCCTGCACGACTGGAATGACAATGATTGCCGTGCCATTCTGCAGGCTCTTGCTGCTAGCATGAAGCCGGGAGCATCCATCCTCGTGGCAGAGCAAATTCTTCAAAGGCCTGGAGCTGCGTCCTGGCAGCGTGAGCGAGTCATGAGAGCATTAGacatgcagatgatgatccaGTTCGGAAGCAAGGAGAGAGCCTACGAGGACTGGGACGCATTGTTTAAGTCCGTCGACCCGCCATTGGAAATTGTGGACTGCGTGCAGCCGGTCGGCAGTGCCGACTCCTTCATGGAattgaagaggagagcatga